A stretch of Halomonas elongata DSM 2581 DNA encodes these proteins:
- the speB gene encoding agmatinase, protein MSDFNQPLGGNEMPRFGGPSTMMRLPTQSDAVGLDAAFIGIPMDIGTSNRPGTRLGPRQIRDESRMLRPYNMATRAAPFDSLQVADIGDVPINTFNLPKNLDIITRHYDAVLAQDCVPLTLGGDHTLTWPVLRAIAKKHGPVGLIHIDAHADINDQMFGEEVAHGCPFRRAQEEGLLDSQRVVQIGLRGTGYAADDFDWCREQGFRVVTAEECWYKSLAPLMAEVREQMGDGPVYISFDIDGLDPSVAPGTGTVEMGGLTAQQGLEIVRGAQGLNVVGGDLVEVAPPYDTSGNTALMGATLLYEMLCVLPGVQYRD, encoded by the coding sequence ATGAGCGATTTCAACCAGCCCCTCGGCGGTAACGAGATGCCGCGCTTCGGCGGCCCCTCCACCATGATGCGCCTGCCCACCCAGAGCGACGCCGTCGGCCTCGATGCCGCCTTCATTGGCATCCCCATGGACATCGGTACCTCGAACCGCCCGGGCACTCGTCTGGGGCCGCGCCAGATCCGCGACGAATCGCGCATGCTGCGCCCCTACAACATGGCCACCCGCGCCGCGCCCTTCGACAGCCTGCAGGTGGCCGACATCGGCGACGTGCCGATCAACACCTTCAACCTGCCCAAGAACCTCGACATCATCACGCGCCACTATGACGCCGTGCTCGCCCAGGACTGCGTGCCCCTGACCCTGGGCGGCGACCACACCCTGACCTGGCCCGTGCTGCGCGCCATCGCCAAGAAGCACGGCCCGGTCGGGCTGATTCATATCGATGCCCATGCCGACATCAACGACCAGATGTTCGGCGAAGAGGTCGCCCATGGCTGCCCCTTCCGCCGCGCCCAGGAAGAGGGCCTGCTGGATAGCCAGCGCGTCGTCCAGATCGGCCTGCGCGGCACGGGCTATGCGGCCGACGATTTCGACTGGTGCCGCGAACAGGGCTTCCGCGTCGTCACCGCCGAAGAGTGCTGGTACAAGTCGCTGGCGCCCTTGATGGCCGAGGTTCGCGAGCAGATGGGCGACGGCCCGGTCTACATCTCCTTCGACATCGACGGCCTGGATCCCTCGGTGGCGCCGGGTACCGGCACTGTGGAGATGGGCGGTCTGACCGCCCAACAGGGGCTGGAGATCGTGCGCGGCGCCCAGGGGCTCAACGTGGTCGGCGGCGATCTCGTCGAAGTCGCCCCGCCGTACGACACCAGCGGCAATACCGCACTGATGGGCGCCACCCTGCTCTACGAGATGCTGTGCGTACTGCCCGGCGTCCAATACCGCGACTGA
- a CDS encoding 5-guanidino-2-oxopentanoate decarboxylase, producing the protein MHDTDRHDMTCAELLLHLLRDTYQADTVFGIPGVHTVELYRGLHDSGLRHITPRHEQGAGFMADGYARATGKPGVCFIITGPGMTNIATAMGQALADSVPMLVISSVNRRDTLGRGQGRLHELPSQQQLLAGVSRFSHTLLDPEGLPEALARAFAVFESRRPGPVHIEIPIDLFAAPVTSPARWQRLRPTPPAPDAAAIEEAAAWLRTAERPLVLLGGGCVDAPDAARRLVEGLDAPAVTTINAKGLLGRDHPLDLGANASLPAVRHLAYEADVILAVGTELGETDYDVVFDGGFALSGRLIRIDIDPEQLARNQHAAMAICADAGLALEALARHFPERLARRGAERTHAALDALGLTKDPAFADYVPLFATLAEVLPEAILVGDSCATTYAANHLVAQPAPRRFFNASTGYGTLGYGLPAAMGAQLARPDLPVVALVGDGGIMFTLPELACAVEERLPLVILLWHNQGYEEIRRFMDDAGVERLGVDIRAPDFQTLAAGFGCAATRVNDCDGLIRALTHRPTDGPMLIEIDAAAWADAIGHD; encoded by the coding sequence ATGCATGACACCGACCGACACGACATGACCTGCGCCGAGCTGTTGCTCCACCTGCTGCGCGATACTTACCAGGCGGATACCGTCTTCGGCATCCCCGGCGTGCATACCGTGGAGCTCTATCGCGGCCTGCACGACAGCGGCCTGCGCCACATCACACCACGCCACGAGCAAGGCGCCGGTTTCATGGCCGACGGCTATGCCCGGGCCACCGGCAAGCCCGGTGTCTGCTTCATCATCACCGGGCCGGGCATGACCAACATCGCCACCGCCATGGGACAGGCACTGGCCGACTCCGTGCCCATGCTGGTGATCTCCAGCGTCAACCGCCGCGACACCCTGGGGCGCGGCCAGGGACGACTCCACGAGTTGCCCAGCCAGCAGCAATTGCTGGCCGGCGTCTCGCGCTTCAGCCATACCCTGCTCGACCCCGAAGGGCTCCCGGAGGCCCTGGCACGAGCCTTCGCGGTATTCGAGAGCCGTCGCCCGGGTCCGGTGCATATCGAGATCCCCATCGACCTGTTCGCTGCCCCGGTGACGTCTCCCGCACGCTGGCAGCGCCTTCGCCCGACGCCTCCGGCGCCCGACGCTGCCGCCATCGAGGAAGCTGCCGCCTGGCTGCGCACGGCCGAGCGCCCCCTGGTGCTGCTGGGCGGCGGTTGCGTGGACGCCCCCGATGCGGCCCGCCGCCTGGTCGAGGGTCTCGATGCACCCGCCGTCACCACCATCAATGCCAAGGGGCTGCTGGGCCGCGATCATCCTCTGGACCTCGGCGCCAATGCCTCGCTGCCGGCGGTGCGCCACCTGGCCTACGAGGCCGACGTGATACTCGCCGTCGGCACCGAACTCGGCGAAACCGACTACGACGTGGTGTTCGACGGCGGTTTCGCGTTGTCCGGCCGGTTGATCCGCATCGACATCGACCCCGAGCAACTGGCCCGCAACCAGCACGCCGCCATGGCCATCTGTGCCGACGCCGGCCTGGCCCTGGAAGCCCTGGCGCGTCACTTCCCCGAGCGCCTCGCCCGCCGGGGTGCCGAGCGAACCCACGCCGCGCTGGATGCCCTCGGCCTGACGAAGGATCCCGCCTTCGCCGATTATGTGCCGCTGTTCGCGACGCTGGCCGAGGTGCTGCCCGAGGCAATCCTGGTCGGCGACTCCTGCGCCACCACCTATGCCGCCAATCACCTGGTCGCCCAGCCCGCGCCCCGGCGCTTCTTCAACGCCTCCACCGGCTACGGCACCCTCGGCTACGGCCTGCCGGCGGCAATGGGAGCGCAGCTCGCCCGTCCCGACCTGCCGGTCGTCGCGCTGGTCGGCGACGGCGGCATCATGTTCACCCTTCCCGAGCTGGCCTGCGCCGTCGAGGAGCGACTGCCGCTGGTGATCCTGCTCTGGCACAACCAGGGCTACGAGGAGATTCGCCGTTTCATGGACGATGCCGGCGTCGAGCGACTGGGCGTGGATATTCGAGCCCCGGACTTCCAGACGCTGGCAGCAGGCTTCGGCTGCGCCGCCACCCGGGTCAACGACTGCGACGGGCTGATACGCGCACTGACGCACCGCCCCACCGACGGGCCGATGTTGATCGAGATCGACGCCGCCGCCTGGGCCGATGCCATCGGTCACGACTGA
- a CDS encoding M20 family metallo-hydrolase has translation MHDRNASLGHDLLAWLDEAAHHSLPGPGVTRLFCSMEHRAVLELIAGWMREAGLEPHLDASGNLVGSCPRAAAGERTLILGSHQDTVVEGGKYDGMLGVALPLMALKTLREQGVELPYGIQVVAFGDEEGTRFQSTLIGSRALAGTFQAESLDATDADGMTLGEALRDFGGDPEAIPALARDPERVLGFCEVHIEQGPVLEQRDHAVGVVTALTGIERHRVTLTGKAGHAGTTPMPGRRDALVGAAEMVAAVDRVLNATDNLVGVVGKLDVRPNAVNVIPAETTFTLELRSPSVEVRRAGRVRLLDAFAEIAETRGLSLDIEQTYSAEAVDCADWMIEALEAASEECGQPAERLFSGAGHDGLAMHDLTDIGMLFVRCHDGLSHHPDEAITAADADAATRVLMAFLRGLAERD, from the coding sequence ATGCACGATCGAAACGCCTCGCTGGGGCATGACCTGCTGGCGTGGCTGGATGAGGCCGCGCACCACTCCCTGCCCGGGCCGGGCGTGACGCGCCTGTTCTGCAGCATGGAGCACCGTGCCGTGCTCGAACTCATCGCAGGATGGATGCGTGAAGCCGGGCTCGAGCCACACCTGGACGCCTCAGGCAACCTGGTGGGCAGTTGCCCGCGGGCAGCGGCCGGCGAACGCACGCTGATCCTCGGCTCCCACCAGGATACCGTCGTCGAGGGCGGCAAGTACGATGGCATGCTGGGCGTGGCCCTGCCGCTGATGGCGCTGAAAACGCTGCGTGAGCAGGGTGTTGAACTGCCCTATGGCATCCAGGTGGTGGCCTTCGGCGATGAAGAGGGCACGCGTTTCCAGTCGACCCTGATCGGCAGTCGCGCCCTGGCCGGTACTTTTCAAGCGGAGAGCCTGGACGCCACAGATGCCGACGGAATGACGCTGGGCGAGGCATTACGCGACTTTGGAGGCGACCCCGAGGCAATCCCGGCCCTGGCCCGTGACCCCGAGCGAGTGTTGGGTTTCTGCGAGGTCCACATCGAACAGGGGCCGGTGCTGGAGCAGCGCGATCATGCCGTGGGCGTGGTGACGGCGCTGACCGGTATCGAACGGCATCGGGTCACGCTTACCGGCAAGGCGGGACATGCCGGCACCACGCCGATGCCGGGGCGGCGTGATGCTCTGGTCGGTGCCGCCGAGATGGTGGCGGCGGTCGATCGGGTGCTCAACGCCACCGACAATCTGGTGGGGGTGGTCGGCAAGCTGGATGTGCGGCCCAACGCCGTGAACGTGATTCCCGCCGAGACCACCTTTACCCTGGAGCTGCGTTCGCCCAGTGTCGAGGTGCGTCGGGCCGGTCGCGTGCGACTGCTCGACGCCTTTGCCGAGATTGCCGAGACACGTGGGCTGTCGCTCGACATCGAACAGACCTATAGCGCCGAGGCGGTGGACTGCGCCGACTGGATGATCGAGGCGCTGGAAGCGGCCAGCGAGGAATGCGGCCAGCCTGCCGAGCGGCTGTTCAGTGGTGCTGGCCATGACGGCCTGGCGATGCACGATCTGACCGATATCGGCATGCTGTTCGTGCGCTGCCACGACGGCTTGAGCCATCACCCCGACGAGGCCATCACCGCCGCAGACGCCGATGCGGCCACGCGAGTGCTGATGGCCTTCCTGCGTGGGCTCGCCGAGCGCGACTGA
- a CDS encoding DUF1028 domain-containing protein — MTLSLLHVHPETGTSASLAATGSVAVGGYVNHCWRGLGACATQGLTTNPWYPEGVRRALEQGLSAQDALNDVVAGDAGASRRQCLVMDADGRSALHTGIDNQPVVASARCPGVAAAGNMLADAAVPEAMVTAFLAATCEDPDAVLKQGKAPRFRETHDVELLAALIEALEAGLVAGGDHRGCRSVALRIESFTMAPIDLRVDWVEADPVTELRALAHRVASEDFQAFLRSLPHR; from the coding sequence ATGACCCTGTCGCTGCTGCATGTGCATCCCGAGACCGGCACCTCGGCGAGCCTCGCCGCCACCGGCAGCGTGGCGGTGGGAGGCTACGTCAATCATTGCTGGCGAGGGCTCGGAGCCTGTGCCACCCAGGGATTGACCACCAATCCCTGGTATCCCGAAGGGGTGAGGCGTGCCCTGGAGCAGGGCCTGTCGGCCCAGGACGCCTTGAACGACGTGGTCGCCGGAGACGCCGGTGCCTCGCGCCGCCAGTGCCTGGTGATGGACGCCGACGGTCGGTCGGCGCTGCACACCGGTATCGACAATCAACCCGTGGTGGCCTCCGCCCGGTGTCCCGGCGTGGCCGCGGCCGGCAACATGCTGGCCGACGCTGCTGTGCCCGAGGCCATGGTGACGGCCTTCCTGGCAGCTACCTGTGAAGATCCCGATGCAGTGCTGAAGCAAGGTAAGGCGCCCCGCTTTCGCGAGACGCATGACGTCGAGTTGCTGGCGGCGTTGATCGAGGCCCTCGAGGCGGGGCTGGTGGCCGGCGGCGATCACCGCGGCTGTCGTTCCGTCGCCCTGCGCATCGAGTCCTTCACTATGGCCCCGATCGATCTGCGCGTGGACTGGGTCGAGGCGGATCCCGTGACCGAGCTTCGTGCCCTGGCGCATCGAGTCGCGTCCGAGGACTTCCAGGCGTTTCTGCGTTCCCTGCCGCACCGCTGA
- a CDS encoding sigma-54 interaction domain-containing protein, with translation MSEFDSPILRTIIETAHDHFFVVEADGRIRDVSPAAAAVYGMSREDLCRTTVQALEAKGVLRPSVSLEVMRTGEPAQVAQVTSTGRRVIAQAHPVFDGGKLVAVVSRSMDLTDLQLLQEEYALLQRRFNEHLQRGGGEEAGGELELADLEARSGVMREVALLLKRVAPTDATVLMLGESGVGKTAFARQLHHWSPRHKGPFVDVNCGAIPESLFESEMFGYRQGAFSGAAPGGKAGLMEQAEGGTLFLDEVGELPLPMQAKLLKVIQDGCITRLGDTRARRVDFRLVVATNQDLARSVETGHFRLDLYYRLNVIPVTLPPLRERREDIPGLVERHLQRLNTRYGRDKIIARDAWQTLMGWEWPGNVRELENWLERAWLSAGEDVIRPRQETGQPDGTERAVTSMMEGEASVRRPGLAEGETLQSALARTERDILAELCREANSTYAIAERLGISQPSVVRKLRRHGLRIERSR, from the coding sequence ATGAGCGAGTTCGACTCCCCGATCCTGAGAACCATCATCGAAACTGCCCACGACCACTTCTTCGTGGTCGAGGCCGATGGGCGCATACGCGATGTCAGCCCGGCAGCGGCGGCGGTATACGGCATGTCCCGCGAGGACTTGTGCCGGACGACCGTCCAGGCGCTGGAGGCCAAGGGCGTGCTGCGGCCCTCGGTCAGCCTGGAGGTGATGCGCACCGGCGAGCCCGCTCAGGTGGCCCAGGTGACCAGTACCGGCCGGCGCGTCATCGCCCAGGCGCATCCGGTATTCGACGGCGGCAAGCTTGTCGCCGTGGTCAGCCGTTCGATGGATCTCACCGATCTGCAGTTGCTGCAGGAGGAATATGCACTGCTGCAGCGCCGCTTCAACGAGCATCTCCAGCGCGGCGGCGGTGAAGAGGCTGGCGGCGAGCTCGAACTGGCGGACCTGGAGGCCCGCAGTGGTGTCATGCGCGAGGTCGCGCTGCTGCTCAAGCGGGTGGCGCCGACGGATGCCACGGTGCTGATGCTCGGCGAGTCGGGGGTTGGCAAGACCGCCTTCGCCCGGCAGCTGCATCACTGGAGTCCACGGCACAAGGGCCCTTTCGTCGACGTCAACTGCGGGGCGATTCCCGAGAGCCTGTTCGAATCCGAGATGTTCGGTTATCGGCAGGGGGCCTTCAGTGGTGCCGCACCGGGGGGCAAGGCAGGGCTGATGGAGCAGGCCGAGGGCGGCACGCTGTTTCTGGACGAGGTCGGCGAGTTGCCGTTGCCGATGCAGGCCAAGCTGCTCAAGGTGATCCAGGACGGCTGTATCACACGGCTCGGTGACACCCGTGCGAGGCGTGTCGATTTCCGCCTGGTGGTGGCCACCAACCAGGACCTGGCGCGTAGTGTCGAGACCGGCCACTTCCGCCTGGACCTCTATTATCGGCTCAATGTCATTCCCGTGACCCTGCCACCGCTGCGGGAGCGCCGCGAGGATATTCCCGGGCTGGTCGAGCGCCACCTGCAGCGCCTCAACACGCGTTATGGCCGCGACAAGATCATCGCCCGTGATGCCTGGCAGACGCTGATGGGCTGGGAGTGGCCCGGCAACGTGCGTGAGCTCGAGAACTGGCTGGAACGTGCCTGGCTCTCGGCGGGCGAGGACGTGATTCGGCCCCGGCAGGAAACCGGGCAACCGGACGGCACCGAGCGGGCCGTGACGTCGATGATGGAAGGTGAGGCCTCAGTCAGGCGCCCTGGCCTGGCCGAGGGCGAGACGCTCCAGAGCGCTCTGGCACGCACCGAGCGCGATATCCTGGCCGAGCTGTGTCGCGAAGCGAACTCGACCTACGCCATCGCTGAGCGCCTCGGCATCAGCCAGCCAAGCGTGGTGAGGAAGTTGCGGCGACATGGGCTGCGTATCGAGCGCTCGCGTTGA
- a CDS encoding FadR/GntR family transcriptional regulator produces the protein MAGSSTKRRPYQVAETIKRWIVEKQLKPGDRLPGEAELMERLGVSKGTVRESTRVLEAQGLVETRTGPGGGAFVHAMSEARAISLLSHYLFFQDISIRDIYQIRLALEPELAASLAGRVSPEDMSRLRASLESYADTARDEEEERQQHLDSLNFHLMLAELSGGNPLLCFIIRFTTQVLSDLTIYRRLYEPATHDLGRTGCRFHAELLDAIEAGDAEQARRIMHEHMLSAQAVMNTQEAQVRRDFLSEA, from the coding sequence ATGGCTGGCAGTTCCACCAAGCGGCGCCCCTATCAAGTGGCGGAAACCATCAAGCGTTGGATCGTCGAGAAGCAGCTCAAGCCTGGCGACCGGCTACCCGGCGAGGCGGAGCTGATGGAGCGTCTGGGGGTGTCGAAGGGCACCGTGCGGGAGAGCACCCGGGTGCTAGAGGCACAGGGGCTGGTGGAAACGCGTACCGGCCCGGGCGGCGGCGCCTTCGTGCACGCCATGAGCGAGGCCAGGGCGATCTCGCTGCTGAGCCACTACCTGTTCTTTCAGGACATCTCGATCCGCGATATCTACCAGATCCGCCTGGCGCTGGAACCGGAACTGGCGGCATCGCTGGCGGGTCGAGTCAGCCCTGAGGACATGTCGAGGCTGCGTGCCAGCCTGGAGAGCTACGCCGACACTGCCCGCGACGAGGAAGAAGAGCGCCAGCAGCACCTTGACTCGCTGAACTTCCACCTGATGCTCGCCGAGCTGTCGGGCGGCAACCCACTGTTGTGCTTCATTATTCGCTTCACTACCCAGGTGCTCTCGGACCTGACCATCTATCGGCGGCTCTACGAACCCGCCACGCACGATCTCGGCCGGACCGGCTGCCGCTTCCACGCCGAACTGCTCGATGCCATCGAGGCCGGCGACGCCGAACAGGCCAGGCGGATCATGCACGAGCACATGCTGTCCGCCCAGGCGGTGATGAACACCCAGGAAGCCCAGGTGCGCCGGGACTTCCTTTCCGAGGCGTGA
- a CDS encoding YjiH family protein, giving the protein MSSLDSTSNTALGGAPLGKAGLLKFLVPSLIGIGMFLVPFSTGDTINIGMGLLADGLKALLGDALPAIAVVVLCASALLTLIVKFTRPGWARGNALGELFNVAPLWLVMRLLGAAFALMTFFQVGPEVITASFTGGVMLNDLAPVLLTFFFFAALLLPFLVDFGFMEFIGSLVRTPFRLIFGLPGRSAIDATASWMGSGTVGVLITTQQYEQGYYNRREASAIATNFSIVSIAFALLVTSFIGINHLFIPFYLTVVVAGLVAAVIVPRLPPLSHKPNTYYEPAGCRIAEERTGSTGLLRYSLGMAVARAEQAPGARQLLRRALFNVADIFFGLLPLVIAIGTVALVFAEFTPLFTWLSYPMVPVLEWMNVPEAAAAAPATLVGFADMFLPAVLASDIESELTRFVIACLSLTQLIYMSEIGALLLKSKIPLKLWELVAIFLLRTAITLPIIVVMGHWLVG; this is encoded by the coding sequence ATGTCTTCTCTCGATTCCACCTCGAACACCGCGCTAGGCGGCGCCCCGCTCGGCAAGGCCGGGCTGCTCAAGTTTCTCGTGCCGTCCTTGATCGGTATCGGCATGTTTCTGGTGCCCTTCTCGACGGGCGACACCATCAACATCGGCATGGGGCTGCTCGCCGACGGCCTCAAGGCGCTGCTCGGCGACGCCCTGCCGGCCATCGCCGTGGTCGTGCTGTGCGCCTCGGCGCTGTTGACCCTGATCGTCAAGTTCACCCGTCCCGGCTGGGCCCGCGGCAACGCCCTGGGCGAGCTGTTCAACGTCGCGCCACTGTGGCTGGTGATGCGCCTGCTGGGCGCCGCCTTCGCGCTGATGACCTTCTTCCAGGTCGGCCCGGAAGTGATCACCGCCTCCTTCACCGGCGGGGTGATGCTCAACGACCTGGCACCGGTACTGCTGACCTTCTTCTTCTTCGCCGCCCTCCTGCTGCCGTTCCTGGTCGATTTCGGCTTCATGGAGTTCATCGGCAGCCTGGTGCGCACTCCCTTCCGGCTGATCTTCGGGCTGCCGGGGCGCAGTGCCATCGACGCCACCGCCTCCTGGATGGGCTCGGGCACCGTGGGCGTGCTGATCACCACCCAGCAATACGAACAGGGCTATTACAACCGTCGTGAAGCCTCAGCCATTGCCACCAACTTCTCGATCGTCTCCATCGCCTTTGCCCTGCTGGTGACCAGCTTCATCGGCATCAACCACCTCTTCATTCCCTTCTACCTGACCGTGGTGGTAGCCGGGCTGGTCGCCGCGGTGATCGTGCCGCGCCTGCCGCCGCTGTCGCACAAGCCGAACACCTACTACGAACCGGCAGGCTGCCGTATCGCCGAGGAACGTACCGGCTCCACCGGTCTGCTGCGCTACAGCCTCGGCATGGCCGTGGCCCGGGCCGAGCAGGCACCGGGGGCGCGGCAACTGCTGCGTCGCGCCCTGTTCAATGTCGCCGACATCTTCTTCGGCCTGCTGCCGCTGGTGATCGCCATCGGCACGGTCGCTCTGGTGTTCGCCGAGTTCACGCCGCTGTTCACCTGGCTGTCGTATCCCATGGTGCCGGTCCTCGAGTGGATGAACGTGCCCGAGGCTGCGGCCGCCGCTCCGGCCACCCTGGTGGGCTTTGCCGACATGTTCCTGCCGGCGGTGCTGGCCAGCGACATCGAGAGCGAACTGACTCGCTTCGTCATCGCCTGCCTGTCGCTGACCCAGTTGATCTACATGTCCGAGATCGGCGCCCTGCTGTTGAAGTCCAAGATCCCGCTCAAGCTCTGGGAACTGGTCGCGATCTTCCTGCTGCGTACCGCCATCACCCTGCCGATCATCGTGGTCATGGGCCACTGGCTGGTCGGTTGA
- a CDS encoding YfcC family protein, with protein sequence MSLQEQTLRERRPWYRTVPDPMVLIFLILVATYVLTFFIPAGEFERVVRDGRTAVVPGSFHYLGDVAAIHPFDVFVAIPKGLISASQYLFIVFIAGGLFHILQKSGALENAIGVAVRRVGVARRNLIITVGTFIYGFFGVAVGFENNIALVPIAVLIASAVGCSSLVGTAMAVGGIGVGFALSPINPYTVGVAQGIAELPTFSGAWLRTLMVITSLALLSLYICKRVTRMDFEESPHAEALSKHLDEYRMERRDWLTLLVFVGGLVAMLFGVFTAGWYINEIAGIFLLLAIVIGAINGLSANGIVKQMMEGASGVTAGALVIGVAASIQVILEQAQIIDTIVNALSGLIEGIPIMFSAIMASVVQGVINLFVPSGSGQALVTMPILVPVADLVGMSRQLMITAFQVGDGLTNLIVPTSGGTLAMLALGRVSYAQWLKAIMPFMALVYLLCWGGLVVGHLAGY encoded by the coding sequence ATGAGCCTACAAGAGCAGACGCTGCGCGAGCGCAGGCCGTGGTACCGGACCGTTCCGGACCCCATGGTGCTGATCTTCCTGATCCTGGTCGCCACCTATGTGTTGACCTTCTTCATTCCTGCCGGCGAGTTCGAGCGAGTGGTGCGCGATGGCCGTACCGCCGTGGTGCCCGGTTCCTTCCATTACCTCGGTGACGTGGCGGCGATTCATCCCTTCGATGTCTTCGTGGCGATTCCCAAGGGGCTGATTTCCGCTTCCCAGTATCTGTTCATCGTCTTCATTGCCGGCGGGCTGTTTCACATCCTGCAGAAGAGCGGGGCGCTGGAGAATGCCATCGGCGTGGCGGTGCGACGAGTGGGGGTGGCGAGACGCAACCTGATCATCACCGTGGGCACCTTCATCTATGGATTCTTCGGTGTTGCCGTCGGCTTCGAGAACAATATCGCCCTGGTGCCCATCGCGGTGCTTATCGCCAGTGCCGTGGGCTGCTCGAGCCTGGTGGGCACGGCGATGGCGGTGGGCGGTATCGGCGTAGGTTTCGCCTTGTCACCGATCAATCCCTATACCGTGGGCGTGGCCCAGGGCATTGCCGAACTGCCGACTTTCTCCGGGGCCTGGCTGCGCACCCTGATGGTGATCACGTCCCTGGCCTTGTTGTCGCTGTACATCTGCAAGCGGGTCACGCGGATGGACTTCGAGGAATCTCCCCATGCCGAGGCGCTGAGCAAGCATCTCGACGAGTATCGGATGGAGCGGCGCGACTGGCTAACCCTGCTGGTGTTCGTCGGCGGTCTGGTAGCGATGCTGTTCGGCGTTTTCACCGCCGGCTGGTACATCAACGAGATCGCCGGCATCTTCCTGCTGCTGGCCATCGTCATCGGTGCCATCAACGGCCTGTCGGCCAACGGTATCGTCAAGCAGATGATGGAAGGTGCCTCCGGCGTGACGGCTGGGGCGCTGGTGATCGGCGTGGCGGCATCGATCCAGGTGATCCTCGAGCAGGCGCAGATCATCGACACCATCGTCAACGCCCTGAGTGGCCTGATCGAGGGCATCCCCATCATGTTCTCGGCGATCATGGCGAGCGTGGTGCAGGGCGTGATCAACCTCTTCGTGCCTTCCGGTTCGGGACAGGCCCTGGTGACCATGCCGATCCTGGTGCCCGTGGCCGATCTGGTGGGCATGAGCCGCCAGTTGATGATCACCGCCTTCCAGGTAGGCGACGGCCTGACCAACCTGATCGTGCCGACCTCCGGCGGAACCCTGGCGATGCTGGCGCTGGGGCGGGTCTCCTATGCCCAGTGGCTCAAGGCCATCATGCCTTTCATGGCGCTGGTCTACCTGCTGTGCTGGGGCGGGCTTGTCGTCGGCCATCTGGCCGGCTACTGA